Proteins encoded by one window of Emticicia oligotrophica DSM 17448:
- a CDS encoding 3-keto-disaccharide hydrolase — MKKNILSTLSTFLLICNFSFVHAQWKNLFNGTDLKGWTKKNGNAEYKIINKTIVGVSQLNTPNSFLCTEELYGDFVLELEVKVETGLNSGIQIRSISDPNIQAGKVHGYQVEIDPGDRAWSGGIFDEGRNGWLYPLSVNQKGRRAFKTGNWNKYHIEAIGNSIKTWVNGIPCANLLDPQTARGFIALQVHQIKREEQVGLTVQWKNIRIATENLKDVVWRGGEEAPEVSYLINQLSENEQRKGWRLLWDGKTTAGWRLANDDKFPTVGWAIQDGILKVLGTKKDSLIKSGDIITDQEFSNFELELDFKLTTGANSGLKYFVVEDRKKRAGTGLGPEFQMLDDKVHPDAKAGVNGNRTTGSLYDLITAENLSEGNNDKRMNPPGKWNKLRIVSKDGHVEHWLNNLKMVEYDRHSQIFRNLVAKSKYNSYQNFAQAVSGHILLQDHGDEVHFRSIKIREL, encoded by the coding sequence ATGAAAAAAAACATACTTTCAACCCTTAGCACTTTTTTGCTAATCTGTAATTTTTCATTTGTCCATGCCCAATGGAAAAACCTTTTCAATGGGACAGACTTAAAAGGTTGGACCAAGAAAAATGGCAATGCAGAATACAAAATTATAAACAAAACGATAGTTGGTGTTTCTCAGCTCAATACACCTAATTCATTCTTGTGCACCGAAGAACTTTACGGCGATTTTGTCTTAGAATTAGAAGTAAAAGTAGAAACGGGTTTAAATTCAGGAATACAAATCAGAAGCATTAGCGACCCAAATATTCAAGCAGGTAAAGTACACGGATACCAAGTAGAAATTGACCCTGGTGATAGAGCTTGGAGTGGTGGCATCTTCGACGAAGGACGTAATGGTTGGTTATACCCACTATCAGTTAATCAGAAAGGACGAAGGGCATTCAAAACGGGTAATTGGAATAAATATCATATCGAAGCGATTGGAAATAGCATAAAAACATGGGTCAATGGTATTCCTTGTGCGAATCTCTTAGACCCACAAACAGCTCGTGGCTTTATTGCTTTACAAGTACATCAAATCAAGCGAGAAGAACAAGTTGGGTTAACAGTACAATGGAAAAATATCAGAATTGCCACCGAAAACTTAAAAGATGTTGTTTGGAGAGGTGGTGAAGAAGCCCCAGAAGTTAGCTATCTAATCAATCAATTATCCGAAAATGAGCAACGAAAAGGTTGGCGTTTACTTTGGGATGGTAAAACTACCGCAGGTTGGCGTTTAGCTAATGATGATAAATTTCCGACAGTCGGTTGGGCGATTCAAGATGGCATTTTGAAAGTTCTCGGAACTAAAAAAGATTCCTTAATAAAAAGCGGTGACATCATAACCGATCAAGAGTTTTCAAATTTTGAACTTGAATTAGATTTCAAACTTACAACTGGTGCAAACAGTGGCTTAAAATATTTTGTCGTTGAAGACCGCAAGAAAAGAGCGGGTACTGGCTTAGGTCCAGAATTTCAAATGCTCGACGACAAAGTTCACCCAGATGCCAAAGCAGGTGTAAACGGTAACCGCACTACGGGTTCACTCTATGATTTAATTACAGCTGAAAATCTTTCGGAAGGTAATAATGATAAACGAATGAATCCGCCAGGAAAATGGAATAAACTTCGCATCGTTTCAAAAGATGGACACGTAGAACACTGGTTAAACAACCTAAAAATGGTTGAATACGACCGCCATTCTCAAATATTTCGTAACCTCGTTGCGAAGAGCAAATACAATAGTTATCAAAATTTTGCCCAAGCGGTTTCTGGACATATCCTCTTGCAAGACCACGGCGATGAGGTCCATTTCAGAAGCATAAAAATCAGAGAATTATAA
- a CDS encoding RagB/SusD family nutrient uptake outer membrane protein — translation MKTILFKRYNFWLVTSLFLVLTSCKDQFLDEVPKSTLTTDVYYKTEAGFEDLVRSCYPLLRNIHQNRILVLNGTDIFSSQGGWNPSAVNGKENQPSLYDVYDARFNATLPEVQSLWQLLYAEIARTNTVVSRANDITTMNATLKDTRLSEAKFLRALCFFYAVQQWGDIPMPLTETTTPQKDFPRVPAADVYKQIIADLLDCEAKLPTVASNYGRITKGAAQFLLARVYLTRGWNFNNSLGGSSTDFDLALQYADKIIDAYPLATNYSDLFPKRSNNPLTQYTGAQNDKNPEIIFAVQYNSDVLTNKTDPAFTQDAAGGNDLHSKFGPSGEGFIGSKGRTTDYNRCLGVHQINTATYRFFDPDNDTRYAHNFVSVGYALSAVKDYKPLPLSNPNLKISFAAGDTVLLCRPWNKPATTLAERGVDLGGKKNYAVVNTDEYGGGYPIDNSGLNVQAPLMWKFWQPGIPYGDAYGTFNECIFRSAEAYLIAAEAIVKGGKGSKLGGAEVYYNRVLDRALGTKKGTDPQCAAAPENQKSLETASYRATASNITIDLILDERAREFMGEYSRWFDLKRTGKLVDRVKKYNPWVKGQAIAEKHYLRPIPQSEIDLSFPAMKQNPGY, via the coding sequence ATGAAAACAATATTATTCAAACGATATAATTTTTGGCTTGTTACAAGTTTATTTCTTGTTTTAACAAGTTGTAAAGACCAATTTTTGGATGAAGTTCCCAAATCAACCCTTACTACCGATGTTTATTACAAAACAGAAGCTGGTTTTGAAGATTTGGTTCGTTCGTGCTATCCTTTATTGAGAAATATTCATCAAAACAGAATATTAGTTCTGAATGGTACTGATATTTTCTCTTCACAAGGTGGTTGGAACCCTTCGGCGGTCAATGGAAAAGAAAATCAACCAAGCTTATATGATGTATATGATGCCCGTTTTAATGCAACATTGCCTGAGGTTCAAAGTCTGTGGCAATTACTTTATGCCGAAATCGCTCGAACAAATACGGTAGTTTCTCGTGCCAATGACATCACAACCATGAATGCTACCTTGAAAGACACACGCTTATCAGAAGCAAAATTCTTGAGAGCTTTATGCTTTTTCTATGCAGTACAACAATGGGGCGATATTCCAATGCCATTGACCGAAACAACTACTCCACAGAAGGATTTCCCTCGTGTGCCTGCGGCCGATGTTTACAAACAAATCATTGCAGATTTGCTTGATTGTGAAGCAAAATTACCGACAGTCGCTTCAAACTACGGACGCATTACGAAAGGAGCAGCCCAATTTTTATTAGCGAGAGTTTATTTAACGAGAGGTTGGAATTTTAACAACTCACTTGGTGGCTCAAGCACAGATTTCGATTTAGCTCTTCAATACGCCGATAAAATCATTGATGCGTATCCTTTAGCCACTAATTACAGTGATTTATTTCCAAAACGTTCAAATAATCCCTTGACACAATATACTGGAGCTCAAAATGATAAAAATCCAGAAATTATATTCGCAGTACAATATAATAGTGATGTATTGACTAATAAAACAGACCCTGCCTTTACACAAGATGCGGCAGGTGGGAATGATTTACATTCTAAATTTGGTCCAAGTGGCGAAGGTTTCATTGGTAGCAAAGGACGCACAACCGACTATAATCGTTGTCTTGGTGTTCATCAAATCAATACAGCCACTTATCGCTTCTTCGACCCTGATAATGATACTCGTTATGCTCATAATTTTGTGAGTGTTGGTTATGCTCTTTCGGCAGTAAAAGACTATAAACCCCTTCCTCTTTCTAATCCAAACTTAAAAATAAGCTTTGCTGCTGGCGATACGGTATTGCTATGCCGCCCATGGAACAAACCTGCAACAACATTAGCCGAAAGAGGTGTTGACTTAGGCGGAAAGAAAAACTATGCAGTTGTAAATACCGATGAATACGGAGGTGGCTACCCAATTGATAATTCGGGTTTAAATGTTCAGGCTCCGTTAATGTGGAAGTTTTGGCAGCCGGGTATTCCTTACGGTGATGCTTACGGAACATTCAACGAGTGTATCTTCCGTTCGGCTGAAGCCTACTTAATTGCAGCCGAAGCTATTGTTAAAGGTGGTAAAGGAAGCAAACTAGGTGGTGCAGAAGTTTACTATAATCGTGTTCTTGACCGTGCCTTAGGTACTAAAAAAGGTACAGACCCACAATGTGCCGCTGCTCCTGAGAACCAAAAATCACTTGAAACAGCTTCATACAGAGCCACGGCATCTAATATTACAATTGATTTGATTTTGGATGAAAGAGCTAGAGAATTTATGGGTGAATATAGCCGCTGGTTCGATTTAAAAAGAACAGGTAAATTAGTGGATAGAGTGAAAAAGTACAACCCTTGGGTGAAAGGACAAGCTATTGCCGAAAAGCATTATTTACGTCCAATTCCACAAAGCGAAATCGACTTGTCGTTCCCTGCGATGAAACAAAACCCTGGATATTAA
- a CDS encoding TonB-dependent receptor — protein sequence MKVSFLQLLISLVGVGISYAHTVTGQDVLEQKISIKASNDVLKTTLSTIEHTTSVRFVYNPREIRIGQRISIEVRNESLKEVLDKLLKPLQISYEVNGKQILLFKNAMGFIDEPQLSLPQNTIETIKALQMLSGRVTDEKGEPIPSASVAIKGTTRGTTTDVAGNYRLEVPSDKAILVFSFVGYSTQEIVVGNRTTIDVSLKPDDKALEEVVVVGYGEQKKRDLTGALSSIQSKDIVRANPTLAARALQGQVAGATVTKSDNRPGSGYNITIRGENTINNSTAPLVVIDGLMGGDINTLNPNDIQSMDVLKDASSTAIYGARGANGVILITTKKGLSGKPKVSYDSYVGVKNPAHLPKMMTSEQFYKLAYTDRILEGATGATFTSAEMANIQNGVTTDWVGLVTKPATQTNHNISVAGGTEKTTYRFSGGYLLEQGNVISTDYKRYNLNAGLDSKLGEHFKVGFTSYVTYSDQNLGSQESLRGAYRARPTGTVYYADLANPSENQDVNFNGLAIWMGINDKQVPNPLSDTDPKVSKLQTTNANIMGNAYVEYTPIKGLSIRSSLSATYGTSRIGDFRGMWSKSQIGTKPRTQYDNRLIGSYTLDNIINYNLDLGKHKITLTGLQSAFYQRNESYTVAVKDLPFDSDWYSLNTGTITSFGSSLVERSIASYMGRINYTFNDKYLLTVTGRSDGASQLAAGNKWAFFPSVALGWRLIDESFLQNVKVLSNLKLRASYGEVGNSTVNPYSTQAGLLNTGYDFDGTAAYGFAPQNLGNKGLRWERSKELNLGLDFGFFRNRIAGTVEVYDRKTVDLILSQKLPTTSGFSQVISNVGKIQNKGIEILLNTVNVARTNFTWNTTLTFTKNNNKLLSLYGEGQTIDKGNKLFVGYPIKSNFDYKFDGIWQTEEKDLATKYKQVPGSVRVVDANNDGQISSTEGIDDRMILGTALPNFLVGITNRFKYKNFDLSFFTYYRNGTEYKNNTLSGTFGELGTRYNSLASLDYWRSDNPSNTYFGAVAANPYRAAITYQDASFLRISDITFGYTLPKGAMEKFKLSTARIYTQVLNPFIFTKYTGFDPEFNSAIYQDDVPSMTVSIGLNVSF from the coding sequence ATGAAAGTTTCATTTTTACAGTTGCTAATTAGTTTGGTTGGAGTTGGTATTTCTTATGCCCACACCGTAACTGGACAAGATGTGCTTGAGCAAAAAATAAGCATCAAAGCAAGCAATGATGTTTTGAAAACAACACTAAGTACCATTGAGCACACGACCAGCGTGAGATTTGTCTATAATCCGAGAGAAATTAGAATTGGACAAAGAATATCTATTGAAGTAAGGAATGAGTCTTTGAAAGAGGTCTTAGATAAATTACTCAAACCTTTACAAATTTCGTACGAGGTAAACGGAAAGCAAATTTTGCTTTTCAAAAATGCAATGGGTTTCATTGATGAGCCTCAGCTTTCATTACCACAAAATACTATCGAAACCATTAAAGCTCTACAAATGCTTTCAGGAAGGGTTACCGATGAAAAAGGTGAACCCATCCCAAGTGCGAGTGTAGCCATTAAGGGTACTACGAGAGGTACTACAACTGATGTTGCGGGAAACTATCGCTTAGAAGTACCGAGTGATAAAGCTATTTTGGTTTTTAGTTTTGTTGGTTATTCAACGCAAGAAATAGTTGTTGGAAACCGCACAACGATTGATGTATCGCTCAAACCAGATGATAAAGCCCTTGAAGAAGTAGTTGTAGTAGGTTATGGTGAACAGAAAAAACGTGATTTAACTGGTGCCTTATCATCTATTCAATCGAAAGATATCGTCAGAGCCAATCCAACGCTTGCTGCAAGAGCTTTACAAGGACAAGTAGCTGGTGCTACGGTAACGAAGTCGGATAACCGCCCAGGAAGTGGGTATAATATTACGATTAGAGGCGAAAATACTATCAATAACTCTACCGCACCCTTAGTTGTAATTGATGGATTGATGGGTGGCGATATCAATACGCTCAACCCCAATGATATCCAGTCGATGGATGTATTAAAAGATGCTTCATCAACTGCTATTTATGGAGCTAGAGGAGCAAACGGCGTAATATTGATTACCACGAAAAAAGGATTATCAGGAAAACCTAAAGTAAGCTATGATTCTTACGTTGGCGTTAAAAATCCTGCCCACTTACCAAAAATGATGACCAGTGAGCAATTTTACAAACTTGCATATACAGATAGAATTTTAGAAGGTGCTACAGGAGCAACTTTTACATCGGCCGAAATGGCCAATATTCAAAATGGGGTTACAACCGACTGGGTTGGTCTAGTAACCAAACCAGCGACTCAAACCAATCATAATATTAGTGTAGCAGGTGGAACAGAAAAAACAACCTATCGTTTTTCGGGTGGATATTTACTAGAGCAAGGTAATGTAATTAGTACTGATTATAAAAGATATAACCTCAATGCTGGCCTTGATAGTAAACTAGGCGAACACTTTAAAGTTGGATTTACTTCTTATGTTACTTATTCAGACCAAAATTTAGGTTCACAGGAATCTTTGAGAGGAGCATACCGAGCACGCCCAACTGGAACGGTTTATTATGCTGATTTAGCAAACCCAAGTGAAAACCAAGATGTAAACTTCAATGGTTTGGCAATTTGGATGGGTATCAACGATAAGCAAGTACCAAATCCACTGAGCGATACCGACCCAAAAGTATCGAAATTACAGACAACTAATGCTAATATCATGGGAAATGCCTATGTTGAGTACACACCCATTAAAGGTCTGAGCATACGTTCTTCGCTTTCGGCTACTTATGGAACTTCAAGAATCGGTGATTTTAGAGGTATGTGGTCAAAATCTCAAATCGGTACTAAACCCCGTACACAATACGATAACCGTTTGATAGGCAGCTATACCCTCGATAATATCATTAATTATAATCTTGATTTGGGTAAGCATAAAATTACACTAACTGGCTTACAAAGTGCATTTTATCAAAGAAACGAAAGCTACACAGTTGCTGTAAAAGATTTACCATTTGATTCTGACTGGTATTCATTAAATACTGGTACTATTACTTCTTTCGGAAGTTCATTAGTTGAGCGTTCAATTGCCTCATACATGGGTAGAATCAATTATACGTTCAATGATAAATATTTATTGACAGTAACTGGTCGTTCTGATGGGGCTTCACAACTAGCTGCGGGCAATAAATGGGCATTTTTCCCATCGGTAGCTTTAGGTTGGAGATTGATTGATGAATCATTTTTACAAAACGTAAAAGTTCTATCGAATTTAAAACTAAGAGCAAGTTACGGAGAAGTAGGAAACTCAACTGTAAATCCGTACAGCACACAAGCGGGTTTATTAAATACTGGTTATGACTTTGACGGTACAGCCGCTTACGGTTTTGCTCCTCAAAACTTAGGAAATAAAGGCCTACGTTGGGAAAGAAGTAAAGAATTAAACTTAGGCTTAGATTTTGGATTTTTCAGAAACCGAATTGCTGGAACAGTGGAAGTTTACGACAGAAAAACAGTTGATTTGATTTTAAGTCAAAAACTACCAACTACTTCGGGTTTCTCGCAAGTAATTTCAAATGTGGGTAAAATTCAGAACAAGGGAATTGAAATTTTATTGAATACAGTCAATGTAGCAAGAACAAACTTTACATGGAATACAACCTTAACTTTCACTAAAAATAATAATAAATTACTTTCACTATACGGTGAAGGTCAGACTATCGACAAAGGCAATAAGTTATTTGTAGGCTATCCGATTAAATCAAATTTTGATTATAAATTTGATGGAATCTGGCAAACTGAAGAAAAAGACTTAGCTACCAAATACAAACAAGTTCCTGGCTCAGTAAGAGTAGTTGATGCCAATAATGATGGACAAATTTCTTCAACCGAAGGCATTGATGACCGTATGATTTTAGGAACTGCCCTACCTAATTTCCTTGTAGGTATTACAAATCGCTTCAAATATAAAAACTTCGACCTTTCATTCTTTACATATTATAGAAACGGAACAGAATATAAAAACAATACATTATCGGGCACTTTTGGTGAACTCGGTACACGCTACAATAGCTTAGCATCATTAGACTATTGGAGAAGTGATAATCCATCGAACACTTATTTTGGAGCAGTAGCTGCGAACCCTTATCGTGCAGCTATTACTTATCAAGATGCTAGCTTCTTAAGAATTTCTGACATCACTTTTGGTTATACCTTACCCAAAGGTGCAATGGAGAAATTCAAACTCTCAACTGCACGTATATACACGCAGGTACTTAATCCATTTATTTTCACAAAATACACAGGATTTGACCCAGAGTTTAACTCAGCCATTTACCAAGACGATGTACCTTCAATGACGGTAAGTATTGGTCTTAATGTTAGTTTTTAA
- a CDS encoding FecR family protein, with the protein MNINYRKYSFQDFSRDEAFRQWVFNTDSKNDEFWKNWIAENPDCAENINIAKAFLLTLEEKDLSLDNDDLDAITDKIVAEAPLVIPFWTTRAFKLAASMLLLLSFGFFGLKYFYQESGDITSEKINSNLSSNYLETENNKTTNQQITLQDGSIVTLYPKSKIRYPKQFSTQLREVYLTGQAFFNVTKNPKRPFWVYTSHISTQVLGTSFMVKAFENENNIKVEVHSGKVSVYRREDLEKAKLQQKNEMVGIILTPNQEVDYSITDERLLKSIINRPEVLIANSPKHFTFDETPISKVFEILEKTYGLNIIFDEKNMENCFLTASFSDESLYDKLNLICKITHSTYEIVDAQIIIHSKGC; encoded by the coding sequence ATGAATATAAATTATCGCAAATATAGCTTTCAAGATTTCAGCCGAGATGAAGCATTTCGTCAATGGGTGTTTAATACTGATAGTAAAAATGATGAATTTTGGAAAAACTGGATAGCAGAAAATCCTGATTGTGCCGAAAACATTAACATAGCTAAAGCATTTTTATTGACCCTTGAAGAAAAAGACCTTTCTCTTGATAATGATGATTTAGACGCGATTACCGATAAGATTGTTGCAGAAGCCCCTTTAGTGATACCTTTCTGGACAACTAGGGCGTTCAAGTTGGCAGCTTCAATGCTACTATTACTAAGCTTTGGTTTCTTTGGACTAAAATATTTCTATCAAGAATCTGGTGATATTACTTCTGAAAAAATTAATTCCAATTTGAGTAGTAACTACCTAGAAACTGAAAATAATAAAACTACAAACCAACAAATTACCCTTCAAGATGGGAGTATCGTTACACTTTATCCTAAGAGTAAAATCCGATACCCTAAACAATTTTCAACCCAACTCCGAGAAGTATATCTGACTGGACAAGCGTTTTTTAATGTGACCAAAAATCCTAAACGTCCGTTCTGGGTTTATACGAGTCATATTTCAACGCAGGTCTTAGGCACAAGTTTCATGGTAAAAGCCTTTGAAAATGAAAATAATATCAAAGTTGAAGTTCATTCCGGGAAAGTTTCAGTGTATCGGAGAGAAGACCTTGAAAAAGCAAAACTCCAACAGAAAAACGAGATGGTTGGCATAATACTTACGCCAAATCAGGAAGTAGATTATTCAATTACTGATGAACGTTTATTAAAATCAATTATCAATCGACCAGAAGTTTTAATCGCAAACTCTCCAAAGCATTTTACTTTCGATGAAACGCCAATTTCGAAGGTTTTTGAAATACTCGAAAAAACTTATGGGCTCAATATTATTTTCGATGAAAAAAATATGGAGAACTGTTTTTTAACGGCTTCATTTTCTGATGAATCGCTTTATGATAAGCTAAATCTGATTTGTAAAATTACGCACTCAACTTACGAAATTGTTGATGCTCAAATAATTATACATAGCAAAGGCTGCTAA
- a CDS encoding RNA polymerase sigma factor: MIYQEGQTNTTNDSQLWQQLKNGSELALGKLIKKYFNPLLNYGYKFVRNEDFVKDCVQEVFVEIWSRRQNISQPDSVRAYLLSSVRKKILRESFRQKIKTDGDEIVNIENDLKFAEFSPELAIIEQENSQETIQKISSLLNTLPKRQREVIYLRFYQNLERDEIAQIMGVNAQSVSNLLQAAFKTIRENWSGLIIHYLFLIKFIS; encoded by the coding sequence ATGATTTATCAAGAAGGTCAAACAAATACTACAAACGATTCTCAGCTCTGGCAACAGTTAAAGAATGGTAGTGAATTGGCTTTGGGGAAACTCATCAAAAAGTATTTCAATCCCTTACTAAACTACGGTTATAAATTTGTTAGAAACGAAGACTTCGTAAAAGATTGTGTTCAAGAAGTTTTTGTGGAAATTTGGAGTAGAAGACAAAACATTAGCCAACCCGATAGTGTACGTGCCTATCTGCTAAGCTCTGTTCGTAAAAAAATTCTGCGTGAAAGTTTTCGACAAAAAATTAAGACAGATGGGGATGAAATAGTTAATATTGAAAATGATTTAAAATTTGCTGAATTTTCACCGGAATTAGCCATAATTGAACAAGAAAATTCACAAGAAACTATTCAGAAAATATCTAGTTTATTAAATACGTTACCTAAACGACAACGTGAAGTTATTTATTTGAGATTTTACCAAAACCTCGAACGTGACGAAATCGCACAAATTATGGGGGTAAATGCACAGTCGGTTTCTAACTTATTACAAGCTGCATTCAAGACTATTCGAGAGAATTGGTCGGGATTGATTATTCATTATTTGTTTCTTATCAAATTCATTTCTTAA
- the rplI gene encoding 50S ribosomal protein L9: MDIILKTDIAGLGYKNDLVSVKPGYARNYLIPQGFAQLATESNRKILAENLKQVAHKAEKIKTEALNIAEQIGDMVITIAMKTGESGKIFGRVTNTQVSDYLKEKGFDIDRKKITMDDVKFVGDYSATLDLHKEVKHKVAVSVVAEA; the protein is encoded by the coding sequence ATGGACATAATATTAAAAACTGATATTGCTGGTCTTGGATATAAGAATGACTTGGTAAGTGTAAAACCAGGTTACGCTCGTAACTATCTAATTCCACAAGGTTTTGCTCAGTTAGCAACTGAGTCTAACCGCAAGATTTTAGCTGAAAATCTTAAGCAAGTGGCTCACAAGGCAGAAAAAATCAAAACAGAAGCCTTGAATATTGCTGAACAAATTGGAGATATGGTTATCACTATCGCTATGAAAACTGGTGAAAGTGGTAAAATCTTCGGACGTGTAACAAACACACAAGTTTCTGATTATTTGAAAGAAAAAGGATTCGACATCGACCGTAAGAAGATTACTATGGATGATGTTAAATTTGTTGGTGATTACTCAGCAACGCTTGACCTTCACAAAGAAGTTAAGCACAAAGTAGCTGTTAGTGTAGTAGCTGAAGCGTAA
- the rpsR gene encoding 30S ribosomal protein S18 yields MSLVNDPVDRKDQARKKYCRFKKAGIKYVDYKDPNFLLKFVNEQGKILPRRLTGNSLKFQRKVSVAIKRARHLALMPFVADGLK; encoded by the coding sequence ATGTCACTTGTTAACGACCCTGTTGATAGAAAAGACCAGGCTCGTAAAAAATATTGCCGCTTTAAAAAAGCTGGTATTAAATATGTTGATTACAAAGACCCGAACTTCTTATTGAAGTTTGTGAATGAGCAAGGAAAAATCCTTCCTCGCCGCTTGACTGGAAACAGCCTCAAGTTTCAACGTAAGGTTTCAGTTGCCATCAAACGTGCAAGACACTTAGCCTTGATGCCATTCGTAGCTGATGGACTTAAATAA
- the rpsF gene encoding 30S ribosomal protein S6 — translation MFQNQYETVFILTPVLSDTQIKEAVEKFKKTLTDAGAEIVHEEHWGLRKLAYTIQNKNTGYYQLFQFKAAPATVATLETEYKRDERVMRYLTTKLDKYAIDYSERRSKGLIGKKNVESAPKAVASNETEE, via the coding sequence ATGTTTCAAAACCAGTATGAGACAGTTTTCATCTTGACTCCCGTTTTGTCTGACACACAGATAAAGGAAGCTGTCGAAAAATTCAAAAAAACATTGACTGATGCAGGTGCCGAAATCGTTCATGAAGAACATTGGGGCCTTCGTAAGCTTGCTTACACCATTCAAAACAAAAATACGGGATACTATCAATTATTCCAGTTCAAAGCAGCTCCAGCTACTGTAGCTACACTTGAAACTGAATACAAACGTGATGAGCGTGTAATGCGTTATTTGACTACGAAATTAGACAAATATGCCATTGATTATAGCGAACGCCGTAGCAAAGGCTTAATTGGCAAGAAAAATGTAGAATCTGCTCCGAAAGCGGTAGCATCAAACGAAACTGAAGAATAA
- a CDS encoding type I restriction enzyme HsdR N-terminal domain-containing protein, translating to MQQLNLPTFAYKIKESEGKTYIYDAIRKKYLVLTPEEWVRQHFINLLLTHYGYSKSLLRLEGGLTYNKLQKRSDIVVFENTGQPYLLVECKAADVPINQAVVAQASRYNLTLRCPYLAVTNGMSTFCFKVDFENGKFEQLKDLPKAAFEG from the coding sequence ATGCAGCAACTTAATCTTCCAACATTCGCCTACAAAATCAAGGAATCAGAAGGTAAAACTTATATTTATGATGCGATTCGAAAGAAATACCTTGTTCTGACGCCAGAAGAATGGGTACGCCAACATTTCATTAATTTATTGTTAACTCACTATGGGTATTCTAAAAGTTTACTTAGACTTGAAGGTGGATTGACTTACAATAAACTTCAGAAACGCTCCGATATCGTTGTTTTTGAAAATACTGGTCAACCATATTTGCTGGTAGAATGTAAGGCGGCCGATGTGCCTATCAACCAAGCCGTAGTAGCTCAAGCTTCACGATACAATCTTACACTACGCTGCCCTTATTTAGCGGTTACGAATGGTATGAGCACCTTTTGTTTTAAGGTAGATTTTGAAAATGGTAAGTTTGAACAACTCAAAGATTTGCCCAAAGCTGCATTCGAAGGGTAA
- a CDS encoding AMP nucleosidase, with protein MQTKEEIVKNWLPRYTGTPLEEFRPYILLTNFGNYVEMFAEKFGVEVRGRDRAMQTASAGNITIINFGMGSAVAATIMDLLTAVSPKAVLFLGKVGGLKKTTKLGDLVLPIAAIRGEGTSNDYARPEIPALPSFRLQRAVSSMIKKHELDYLTGTVYTTNRRVWEHDEAFKEYLRELRAMAIDMETATIFIVGFVNAIPHGALLLVSDNPMIPDGVKTEESDKKVTGQFVERHLQIGIDSLNELANSGESVKHLRFE; from the coding sequence ATGCAGACAAAAGAAGAAATCGTCAAAAACTGGTTGCCTCGCTACACTGGAACTCCACTCGAAGAATTCAGACCATACATTTTACTTACTAACTTCGGAAACTATGTGGAGATGTTTGCTGAGAAATTCGGAGTTGAAGTAAGAGGTCGTGACCGTGCAATGCAAACGGCATCTGCTGGAAATATCACCATCATCAATTTCGGAATGGGTAGTGCGGTGGCCGCAACAATCATGGATTTACTCACAGCAGTTTCGCCAAAAGCTGTTCTTTTCTTAGGAAAAGTTGGTGGTTTGAAAAAAACAACTAAACTCGGCGACCTCGTACTTCCAATCGCTGCTATCAGAGGAGAAGGAACAAGTAATGATTATGCTCGTCCAGAGATTCCTGCTCTTCCTTCATTCCGTTTACAAAGAGCGGTGAGTTCAATGATTAAAAAACACGAACTTGATTACCTAACAGGTACGGTTTATACAACCAACCGCCGTGTTTGGGAACATGATGAAGCTTTCAAAGAATACCTTCGTGAATTACGTGCAATGGCCATTGACATGGAAACTGCTACCATCTTTATAGTTGGTTTTGTAAATGCTATTCCTCATGGAGCTTTATTGTTGGTTTCTGATAACCCAATGATTCCAGATGGCGTAAAAACTGAAGAAAGTGACAAGAAAGTGACAGGTCAGTTTGTGGAAAGGCATTTACAAATTGGTATCGATTCACTCAACGAATTGGCTAACTCAGGCGAATCTGTGAAGCACTTAAGATTTGAGTAA